One genomic window of Bartonella sp. HY038 includes the following:
- a CDS encoding NADH-quinone oxidoreductase subunit C: MASEAIEDLNSYLAERIGSKVLSQEIAYGELNLLVDPAELLGVLTFLRDDVQCQFICIIDVSGVDFPSREKRFDVSYHLLSPRQNLRIRVKVQVSEDEDVPSAFSVYPGADWYEREVYDMYGVLFSDHPDLRRILTDYGFEGHPLRKDFPTTGFVECRYDNEVKRVVYEPVVLRQEMRSFDFLSPWEGTDYVLPGDEKAGERK, encoded by the coding sequence ATGGCTTCTGAAGCAATTGAAGATCTCAATAGCTATCTTGCTGAGCGTATAGGTTCTAAGGTGTTGAGCCAAGAGATTGCTTATGGTGAGTTAAATCTTTTGGTTGATCCTGCCGAGCTGCTTGGTGTATTGACATTCTTGCGTGACGATGTGCAGTGTCAATTCATCTGTATTATTGACGTTAGTGGCGTTGATTTCCCATCGCGTGAAAAGCGCTTTGATGTATCTTATCATCTTTTGTCACCACGTCAGAATCTGCGCATTCGCGTTAAGGTTCAGGTCAGTGAAGATGAAGATGTGCCGTCAGCTTTCAGTGTCTATCCAGGTGCGGATTGGTATGAGCGTGAAGTTTACGATATGTATGGCGTTTTGTTCTCAGATCATCCAGATTTGCGTCGTATCTTGACCGATTATGGTTTTGAAGGACACCCATTGCGTAAAGATTTTCCAACCACTGGTTTTGTAGAATGTCGCTATGATAATGAAGTAAAGCGGGTAGTTTATGAACCCGTTGTTCTTCGTCAAGAAATGCGCAGCTTTGACTTTTTGTCGCCTTGGGAAGGTACAGATTATGTTCTGCCTGGTGATGAAAAAGCAGGAGAGCGCAAATGA
- a CDS encoding NADH-quinone oxidoreductase subunit B family protein, protein MELTGNKTLVAPQPKGIIDPNTGKLIGADDKFFQDINAELSDKGFLVTSTDALVTWARTGSLMWMTFGLACCAVEMMHCSMPHYDNERFGYAPRASPRQSDVMMVAGTLTNKMAPALRKVYDQMPEPRYVISMGSCANGGGYYHYSYSVVRGCDRIVPVDIYVPGCPPTAEALLYGVLLLQKKIRRTGSIER, encoded by the coding sequence ATGGAATTGACCGGAAATAAGACTTTGGTCGCGCCGCAGCCTAAAGGAATTATTGATCCTAATACTGGCAAGCTTATTGGTGCTGACGACAAGTTCTTCCAGGATATTAATGCCGAGCTTTCTGATAAGGGTTTCTTGGTTACATCGACAGATGCGCTCGTTACTTGGGCGCGTACTGGTTCATTGATGTGGATGACCTTTGGTCTTGCTTGCTGTGCAGTTGAGATGATGCATTGTTCAATGCCGCATTATGATAATGAGCGTTTTGGTTATGCTCCGCGCGCTTCACCGCGCCAATCAGATGTTATGATGGTTGCTGGTACGCTTACCAATAAAATGGCTCCCGCATTGCGCAAAGTTTATGATCAGATGCCTGAGCCGCGTTATGTGATTTCAATGGGTTCATGTGCAAATGGTGGTGGTTACTACCATTATTCCTATTCGGTTGTGCGTGGTTGTGATCGTATTGTTCCTGTAGATATTTATGTTCCTGGTTGTCCTCCTACTGCTGAAGCGCTGCTTTATGGTGTGCTTCTATTGCAGAAGAAGATACGCCGTACCGGTTCGATCGAGCGCTAG
- a CDS encoding NADH-quinone oxidoreductase subunit A, giving the protein MPDILMNYLPVLIFIIVSLVIAGALLIMPYIVAYRSPDPEKLSAYECGFNSFDDARMKFDIRFYLVSILFIIFDLEVAFLFPWAVAFRDIGMFGFWSMMLFLGVLTVGFIYEWKKGALEWN; this is encoded by the coding sequence ATGCCTGATATTCTGATGAATTACCTGCCTGTATTGATATTTATTATAGTATCATTGGTGATTGCAGGTGCTTTGTTGATTATGCCCTATATTGTGGCTTATCGTTCGCCCGATCCAGAAAAATTATCTGCTTATGAATGTGGCTTCAACTCGTTTGATGATGCGCGCATGAAATTTGATATTCGTTTTTATCTTGTTTCAATTCTATTCATTATTTTCGATCTTGAAGTAGCTTTTCTTTTCCCGTGGGCGGTTGCTTTCCGCGATATCGGGATGTTCGGGTTTTGGTCAATGATGCTGTTTTTAGGCGTTTTGACTGTAGGCTTTATCTATGAATGGAAGAAAGGGGCTCTGGAATGGAATTGA
- a CDS encoding competence/damage-inducible protein A produces MNNNSTYSYTAAMLAIGDELLSGRTKDKNIALLAETLTQVGIELKEVRIVGDEDTAIIAGINALRAQYDYVFTSGGIGPTHDDITAESISKAFDLPCIFNPEAELILSDYYKERDVPFTPARRLMTRTPQGASLIANSVSAAPGFKISNVFVLAGVPNVFNAMLNAILPSLDKGTPFQSISINCPFGEGVISQKLGEIQKANPQTIIGSYPKFSENKENPFSVELVIKSKDATALDKASAEVLSMIKELEK; encoded by the coding sequence ATGAACAATAACTCAACTTATTCATATACAGCTGCCATGCTTGCCATTGGCGACGAATTGCTTTCAGGCAGAACAAAAGACAAAAATATTGCGCTCCTTGCTGAAACTTTAACTCAAGTCGGAATTGAATTAAAAGAAGTACGTATTGTCGGCGACGAAGACACTGCAATTATTGCTGGCATTAATGCTCTTAGAGCCCAATATGATTATGTGTTTACCAGTGGCGGCATAGGGCCAACCCATGACGATATTACCGCAGAATCAATATCAAAGGCTTTTGATCTTCCTTGTATTTTCAATCCCGAAGCCGAATTGATTCTTAGTGATTATTATAAAGAGCGTGATGTGCCTTTTACCCCTGCCCGCCGTTTGATGACAAGAACACCGCAAGGAGCAAGCTTAATAGCAAACTCGGTGTCAGCAGCACCCGGCTTTAAAATTAGCAATGTTTTTGTACTTGCCGGCGTTCCCAATGTTTTTAATGCGATGCTCAATGCAATTTTGCCAAGTTTAGATAAAGGTACACCTTTTCAATCCATTTCAATTAACTGCCCCTTTGGTGAAGGTGTCATCAGCCAAAAACTAGGCGAAATACAAAAAGCCAACCCACAAACAATTATCGGTTCTTACCCCAAATTTTCAGAAAATAAAGAAAATCCGTTTTCTGTTGAACTCGTCATAAAAAGTAAGGATGCAACTGCATTAGATAAAGCAAGTGCGGAAGTATTAAGCATGATCAAAGAGTTAGAAAAATAA
- a CDS encoding DUF4291 domain-containing protein, giving the protein MNKRQIRAIFNQNTIRVYQAFNNGIADAAIKKGTFSSPPFSLTRMTWIKPSFLWMMYRCGWAEKDVGQQRVLAIDITREGFEYALSHSCLSHFDAEHHQSHDEWNQQLKISPIRIQWDPERDIYSKPQDHRSLQIGISGAMLEKYVNEWIVAISDITSQVKQMKKLLDAGKEDELLQQLPQEAVYPLPQKIQKIISMDN; this is encoded by the coding sequence ATGAACAAACGACAAATTCGTGCAATTTTTAACCAAAACACTATTCGTGTATATCAAGCTTTTAATAATGGTATTGCTGATGCAGCAATCAAAAAAGGGACTTTTAGCTCTCCCCCCTTTAGCCTTACCCGTATGACATGGATTAAACCATCCTTTTTGTGGATGATGTATCGCTGTGGCTGGGCGGAAAAAGATGTTGGGCAGCAACGGGTTTTAGCAATTGATATTACCAGAGAGGGGTTTGAATATGCGCTTTCCCACTCCTGCCTTAGCCATTTTGACGCTGAGCATCATCAATCCCATGACGAGTGGAATCAACAGTTAAAAATTAGCCCTATACGCATTCAATGGGATCCTGAGCGCGATATTTACAGCAAACCGCAAGACCACCGCTCACTGCAAATTGGCATATCTGGGGCAATGCTTGAAAAATATGTTAACGAGTGGATTGTTGCCATTAGCGATATTACGTCGCAAGTAAAGCAAATGAAAAAGCTACTCGATGCGGGTAAAGAAGACGAACTATTGCAACAATTACCGCAAGAAGCTGTTTATCCATTGCCACAAAAAATTCAAAAAATAATTAGCATGGATAACTAA
- a CDS encoding Imm74 family immunity protein: protein MIIQISRGSLRVKLANKIAYIEGELCFPPTENFEFIVYVNSIKNWEKPFDNIEITEEEKEQLINDIKNEFRQKRGKVVFD from the coding sequence ATGATTATTCAAATATCACGAGGTTCTTTAAGGGTAAAATTAGCAAATAAAATAGCTTATATTGAAGGCGAATTATGCTTTCCCCCAACGGAAAATTTTGAATTTATAGTTTACGTTAACAGCATAAAGAATTGGGAAAAGCCTTTTGATAATATAGAAATTACTGAAGAGGAAAAAGAACAACTTATAAATGATATAAAAAATGAATTTAGACAAAAAAGAGGAAAAGTTGTTTTTGATTAA